A stretch of the Rhizobium sullae genome encodes the following:
- a CDS encoding carbohydrate ABC transporter permease: MSSPAMIDRYSWWEIVLIYCGIALFLAFVLSPFVEGFLVSLKPLSQLFSSPYRFWPENGSFEAYRTMWVSVPGFGRYIFNSFFISIIVTVIVLCLVIPAAYAFARFEFRGMGILLGAFLTVNMFSGAVLLIPLFRLMRSMGVLNTYLAMIVPGVAFLIPSAIWLLRTYMIRIPQELNEAAYMDGASHFYTLRRVILPIAMPGIIVVAITTFIGAYAQQFIFALTFNSKTEYMPLPVGLFAYFGKQEVIWNELMAASFVGILPAMIVIFFLQRYLVGGLTAGAVKQ, encoded by the coding sequence ATGAGCAGTCCCGCAATGATCGATCGCTACAGCTGGTGGGAAATCGTGCTGATCTATTGCGGCATCGCGCTGTTTCTGGCCTTCGTTCTTTCGCCCTTCGTCGAAGGTTTTCTGGTTTCGCTGAAACCGTTGAGCCAGCTCTTTTCGTCGCCTTACCGGTTCTGGCCGGAGAACGGCTCTTTCGAGGCCTATCGAACGATGTGGGTCAGCGTTCCAGGTTTCGGGCGCTATATCTTCAATTCGTTCTTCATATCGATCATCGTCACAGTGATCGTGCTCTGCCTAGTCATTCCGGCGGCTTATGCCTTTGCACGGTTCGAGTTCAGGGGGATGGGCATCCTTCTCGGCGCCTTTCTCACCGTCAACATGTTCTCCGGCGCGGTGCTTCTCATCCCCCTCTTCCGGCTGATGCGCAGCATGGGCGTTCTTAACACTTATCTTGCCATGATCGTGCCGGGCGTGGCTTTCCTCATTCCATCGGCGATCTGGCTGCTTCGGACCTATATGATCCGCATTCCCCAGGAACTGAATGAGGCCGCGTATATGGATGGCGCAAGCCATTTTTACACGCTTCGCCGCGTGATCCTGCCGATCGCCATGCCCGGGATCATCGTCGTCGCGATCACCACCTTCATCGGTGCCTATGCGCAGCAATTCATCTTCGCGCTGACCTTCAACTCGAAGACCGAATACATGCCTCTGCCGGTGGGACTCTTTGCTTATTTCGGTAAGCAGGAGGTCATCTGGAATGAACTGATGGCGGCCTCTTTCGTCGGCATCCTGCCCGCGATGATCGTCATCTTCTTCCTGCAACGCTATCTCGTCGGCGGGCTGACCGCCGGTGCGGTGAAACAATAA
- a CDS encoding ABC transporter substrate-binding protein, whose amino-acid sequence MALALLGSTALTAVTAEAADQEISWIYCGDKLDDIHAKYIKQWEEKNAGWKIAPEVVGWAQCQDKATTLAAAGTPVAMAYVGSRTLKEFAQNDLIVEVPMTDEEKKAYFPHIVDTVTFDGTQWGVPIAFSTKALYWNKDLFKQAGLDPENPPKTWDEEIEYAKIIKEKTGIPGFGLSAKTFDNTMHQFMHWVYTNNGTVTDAEGKITLDSPEVLKALEAYKSIVPYSEEGPTAYEQNEVRAIFLDSKVAMIQAGSGAAYRLKDTKIDWGITTLPLGPQAKGPGTLLITDSLAIFKGSGVEDKAIEFAKFITSPGPQEEYELNGESGLTPLRPSPNIDKLVAEKPYWKPLIEGISYGGPEPLFTDYKGFQNSMIAMVQSVVTGQAQPADALKKAAGEIEAFK is encoded by the coding sequence ATGGCACTCGCCCTGCTCGGTTCGACGGCGCTCACCGCCGTCACAGCCGAAGCCGCCGACCAGGAGATCAGCTGGATTTATTGCGGCGACAAGCTCGACGATATCCATGCAAAGTACATCAAGCAGTGGGAAGAAAAGAACGCCGGCTGGAAGATCGCGCCGGAAGTCGTTGGCTGGGCCCAGTGCCAGGACAAGGCGACGACGCTGGCGGCTGCTGGAACGCCGGTTGCCATGGCCTATGTTGGTTCGCGCACCCTTAAGGAATTTGCGCAGAACGACCTCATCGTCGAGGTCCCGATGACGGACGAGGAAAAGAAGGCCTACTTTCCGCACATCGTCGACACTGTCACCTTCGACGGCACGCAGTGGGGCGTTCCGATCGCTTTCTCGACCAAAGCGCTCTACTGGAACAAGGACCTCTTCAAGCAGGCCGGCCTTGATCCCGAGAATCCGCCGAAGACCTGGGATGAAGAGATCGAATATGCCAAGATCATCAAGGAGAAAACCGGAATCCCGGGCTTCGGTCTTTCGGCCAAGACCTTCGACAACACGATGCATCAGTTCATGCATTGGGTTTACACGAACAACGGCACGGTGACGGACGCAGAAGGCAAAATTACCCTTGATAGTCCCGAGGTGCTGAAAGCGCTGGAGGCCTATAAGAGCATCGTGCCCTATTCTGAAGAAGGCCCGACGGCCTACGAGCAGAACGAAGTCCGCGCCATCTTCCTCGATAGCAAGGTCGCGATGATCCAGGCGGGCTCCGGTGCCGCCTACCGCCTGAAGGACACCAAGATCGATTGGGGCATCACGACCCTGCCGCTTGGCCCGCAGGCCAAGGGACCGGGCACTCTGCTCATCACCGACAGCCTAGCGATCTTCAAGGGTTCAGGCGTCGAGGACAAGGCGATCGAGTTCGCCAAGTTCATCACCTCTCCCGGCCCGCAGGAGGAATACGAGCTGAACGGCGAATCCGGTCTGACGCCGCTTCGCCCCTCGCCGAACATCGACAAGCTGGTGGCTGAAAAGCCCTACTGGAAGCCGTTGATCGAGGGCATCAGCTACGGTGGCCCCGAACCGCTTTTCACCGACTACAAGGGCTTCCAGAACTCGATGATCGCCATGGTGCAATCCGTCGTGACCGGCCAGGCCCAGCCGGCCGACGCACTCAAGAAGGCTGCTGGCGAAATCGAGGCGTTCAAGTAG
- a CDS encoding Gfo/Idh/MocA family protein: MKVGIVGLGFRLGYLGYVFKAIDSSFEIAGYVDPEPAGLPGLTEKGISVGKAYASPQELLAGEKLDLLMIGSPNHMHLEHIRLGLEAGLKVFCEKPIVTTIAESIELARLMARFGHERLMVGLVLRYSPLYKDLRAVQAAGKLGQIVSIEASEHIEPYHGAFFMRDWRRYERFSGSFMLEKCCHDLDLYNGVVGARPERVASFGGRKSFIPANDPAREGINDLELFHRKPSGWMGSDRVFDSDADIIDYQVAIVEYANGVGMNFHTNLNVPDQFRRFAIMGSRGMAEGDFVRGYLDVHEQLTGKKIVENKYAATELSQHYGADEQMAADLLDSVRTGTELPVSTLNALEAGILALAMDEARMKRAVVDLRPVWDRFDEALHARAA; encoded by the coding sequence ATGAAAGTGGGAATCGTAGGGCTGGGATTCCGGCTCGGCTATCTTGGCTACGTTTTCAAGGCAATCGACAGCAGCTTTGAAATCGCAGGCTATGTCGATCCGGAGCCTGCCGGTCTGCCCGGATTGACGGAAAAGGGTATTTCTGTCGGCAAAGCCTACGCATCGCCCCAGGAGCTTCTTGCCGGCGAAAAGCTCGACCTGCTGATGATCGGCTCGCCCAACCACATGCATCTCGAGCACATAAGGCTGGGCCTTGAGGCCGGCCTAAAGGTATTCTGCGAAAAGCCGATCGTCACCACGATCGCCGAAAGCATCGAACTCGCCAGGCTGATGGCAAGGTTCGGCCATGAACGGCTGATGGTCGGCCTGGTACTGCGCTATTCGCCGCTCTACAAGGACCTGCGTGCCGTTCAGGCAGCCGGCAAGCTCGGCCAGATCGTCTCGATCGAGGCATCCGAACATATCGAACCCTATCACGGTGCCTTCTTCATGCGCGACTGGCGCCGCTACGAGCGTTTTTCCGGCAGCTTCATGCTGGAAAAATGCTGCCATGACCTCGACCTTTACAATGGCGTCGTCGGTGCCCGCCCCGAGCGGGTTGCGAGCTTCGGCGGACGCAAGAGCTTCATCCCTGCAAATGATCCGGCGCGTGAAGGGATCAACGACCTTGAACTCTTCCATCGCAAGCCAAGCGGCTGGATGGGGTCGGACAGGGTTTTCGACAGCGATGCCGACATCATCGACTACCAAGTCGCCATCGTCGAATATGCCAATGGCGTCGGCATGAACTTCCACACCAACTTGAACGTTCCAGACCAGTTCCGCCGCTTTGCCATCATGGGCTCGCGCGGCATGGCCGAAGGCGATTTCGTCCGCGGCTATCTCGACGTGCACGAGCAACTGACCGGCAAGAAGATCGTTGAGAACAAGTACGCGGCAACCGAACTTTCCCAGCATTACGGCGCGGACGAGCAGATGGCCGCCGACCTGCTCGACAGCGTCCGCACTGGGACCGAACTCCCAGTCTCCACACTGAATGCGCTCGAGGCCGGCATCCTTGCCTTGGCGATGGACGAAGCGCGTATGAAGAGGGCGGTCGTCGATCTGCGGCCGGTATGGGATCGCTTCGACGAGGCGCTCCACGCCAGAGCGGCTTGA
- a CDS encoding ABC transporter ATP-binding protein, producing MGQLFLNNVQKFYGDYEVLKGVQLDVKNGEFVVFVGPSGCGKSTLLRMIAGLDATTAGDIVIDGIRVNDLPPVKRGIAMVFQSYALYPHMTVFENIAFPLRVEKMDETKLKAKVENAARILHLDQRLQQKPGMLSGGQRQRVAIGRAIVREPKIFLFDEPLSNLDAALRADMRIELAKLHRQLKATMIYVTHDQVEAMTMADRIVVLDAGDISQTGAPLELYHKPANLFVAGFIGNPKMNFLPVICKRVSDAGVEVDYGGQTAILPVTPRDGMAGKALTLGIRPEHVQLGSGDISLTVTPTVIERLGAHTVAYASLNGEGENFCAMLPGSVGIRADVPVATGINAADCHLFDDTGIAFERHVELTEIDMGVLDPTAP from the coding sequence TTGGGACAGCTTTTTCTCAATAATGTGCAGAAATTCTACGGCGACTACGAAGTTCTGAAGGGCGTACAGCTCGATGTGAAGAATGGCGAATTCGTTGTCTTCGTTGGTCCCTCGGGCTGCGGCAAGTCCACCCTGCTGCGCATGATCGCCGGTCTTGATGCGACAACTGCAGGCGACATCGTCATCGACGGCATCCGGGTCAACGACCTGCCGCCGGTCAAGCGCGGCATTGCCATGGTGTTCCAGTCCTACGCACTTTATCCGCACATGACCGTTTTCGAAAACATCGCCTTTCCGCTTCGCGTCGAGAAGATGGACGAGACGAAACTCAAGGCCAAGGTCGAGAATGCGGCGCGCATCCTTCATCTCGATCAGCGACTCCAGCAGAAGCCCGGCATGCTCTCCGGCGGCCAGCGCCAGCGTGTCGCAATCGGCCGGGCGATCGTTCGCGAGCCGAAGATATTCCTTTTCGACGAGCCGCTGTCGAACCTCGATGCGGCGCTGCGCGCCGATATGCGCATCGAGCTTGCAAAGCTGCATCGCCAATTGAAGGCTACAATGATTTATGTGACGCACGATCAGGTGGAAGCCATGACCATGGCCGACCGCATCGTCGTGCTGGATGCCGGCGATATCTCGCAGACCGGCGCGCCGCTGGAGCTTTATCACAAGCCGGCCAACCTTTTTGTTGCGGGCTTCATCGGCAATCCGAAAATGAACTTTCTGCCGGTTATCTGCAAACGCGTCAGCGATGCCGGCGTGGAGGTGGACTATGGCGGGCAGACCGCCATACTGCCGGTTACACCGCGCGACGGCATGGCCGGCAAGGCATTGACGCTCGGCATCCGGCCGGAACATGTGCAGCTTGGATCCGGCGACATCTCGCTGACTGTTACGCCCACCGTCATCGAACGCCTCGGCGCCCATACCGTCGCCTACGCTTCACTTAACGGCGAGGGCGAGAATTTCTGCGCAATGCTGCCTGGCAGCGTCGGCATCCGCGCCGACGTGCCGGTTGCCACCGGCATCAACGCTGCCGATTGCCACCTGTTTGACGATACCGGCATTGCCTTCGAGCGGCATGTGGAACTGACGGAAATCGACATGGGCGTGCTTGATCCGACGGCGCCCTAG
- a CDS encoding carbohydrate ABC transporter permease, with protein sequence MGVQKSTVIFAWILLLPAVLYVMAIVAYPLVDTFILSFTDASLRKTTNWVGWINYEKIFNATFAEVIFRTFIWTFFSVSIKMIIGTFGATMLNAAVPGRALFRLLTMPPWIVPMAIGIFMWGWMYNGQFGMISGLLQRFGLVNGPVAFLAYGSTAFWATIITDVWIGVPLVTIYFLAAIQSIPKDLYEAAWTDGAGRFYRFRRITLPLMVPAIITMSMLSLIATFNSFDIIWILTQGGPSGQTTTMIIDTYQTAIGSKKYGEGAARAVLICIFLSLFCFAYFRVTRRLNPEKRA encoded by the coding sequence ATGGGTGTTCAAAAAAGCACGGTCATCTTCGCCTGGATCCTTCTCCTTCCAGCTGTCCTTTACGTCATGGCGATCGTCGCCTACCCGCTGGTCGATACGTTCATTCTGTCCTTCACAGACGCATCGCTCAGGAAGACGACGAATTGGGTCGGCTGGATCAATTACGAGAAGATCTTCAACGCCACATTCGCGGAGGTCATTTTCCGCACCTTCATCTGGACGTTCTTTTCGGTATCGATCAAAATGATCATTGGTACCTTTGGCGCGACAATGCTGAATGCTGCCGTGCCCGGCCGTGCGCTTTTCCGCCTGCTGACCATGCCGCCATGGATCGTGCCGATGGCGATCGGTATCTTCATGTGGGGGTGGATGTATAACGGCCAGTTCGGAATGATCTCCGGCCTTTTGCAGCGCTTCGGTCTGGTCAATGGTCCGGTCGCGTTCCTCGCCTACGGAAGCACGGCGTTCTGGGCAACGATCATCACGGATGTGTGGATCGGCGTCCCTCTGGTCACCATCTACTTTCTGGCCGCGATCCAATCCATTCCGAAGGACCTTTATGAAGCCGCCTGGACTGATGGGGCCGGCCGTTTTTATCGTTTTCGCCGCATCACGCTGCCGCTGATGGTCCCGGCAATTATTACGATGTCGATGCTGTCTTTGATCGCCACGTTCAATTCCTTCGACATCATCTGGATCCTGACCCAAGGTGGTCCGAGCGGCCAGACGACGACGATGATCATCGATACCTATCAGACCGCGATCGGCTCCAAGAAATATGGTGAAGGTGCGGCACGTGCCGTGCTGATTTGCATCTTCCTGTCGCTCTTCTGCTTTGCCTATTTCCGTGTCACCCGCCGTCTCAACCCGGAGAAGCGCGCATGA
- a CDS encoding helix-turn-helix domain-containing protein — protein MEAKLSDVHRKEPPASGAAETENDARVEGAGPVQAERRRFPRPKVTDEEPPAPPALEPLQFSTRDLEPADQFAAWQAYVAPLMDIRRAENIQPEAEFLADHMAWNLGAMLVVQQSTPPHSYMRSEAKIRSNLIDHWHISVLRSGRTWTEVHGLVCEGEPGKVDLRSLGEPFRGRSTQAQTLSVYLPRELFLDIPASAEIKNNISLSGTYTKLLIDYLDGVETNLSRLTATDLPYVVQTMRDMILTCVASSSAYLTLPEQQSTLALMERVRRFVQRNLTSPDLTTDRLCRELGVSRTRLYQVFEPDGGVHHYIQRRRLLTAHAALSDVANRQKIADIAFTVGFSSAAHFSRAFSNEFGYSPREARNVAVPPHLGHAVAPVPEAESAHSFDRWLKALGHSR, from the coding sequence TTGGAGGCCAAATTGTCAGATGTTCACCGCAAGGAGCCACCCGCATCCGGCGCCGCTGAGACTGAAAATGACGCGCGGGTCGAAGGAGCCGGGCCGGTGCAGGCCGAGCGCCGCCGTTTTCCACGGCCGAAGGTAACTGATGAAGAACCTCCGGCTCCACCGGCCTTGGAGCCGCTGCAGTTTTCAACGCGCGATCTGGAACCGGCAGATCAGTTTGCCGCCTGGCAGGCCTATGTGGCGCCTCTTATGGATATCCGACGCGCAGAAAATATACAGCCTGAAGCAGAATTTCTAGCCGATCATATGGCATGGAATCTCGGTGCGATGTTGGTCGTCCAACAAAGCACACCTCCCCACAGCTACATGCGCTCGGAGGCCAAGATAAGATCGAACCTCATCGATCATTGGCATATTTCGGTCTTGCGCAGCGGTCGGACGTGGACCGAAGTCCATGGGCTTGTCTGTGAAGGTGAGCCGGGAAAAGTGGACCTGCGGTCTTTGGGAGAGCCCTTTCGAGGCCGATCCACCCAGGCGCAAACCCTGTCGGTTTATCTGCCGCGCGAGTTGTTTCTCGATATTCCGGCTTCCGCTGAGATTAAGAACAATATCTCCTTGTCCGGGACGTACACCAAACTGCTCATCGACTATCTGGATGGAGTCGAGACGAACCTTTCGCGCCTGACCGCAACAGACCTTCCCTACGTGGTCCAGACGATGCGTGACATGATTTTGACATGTGTTGCATCATCGTCGGCTTATCTTACTCTCCCGGAGCAGCAAAGCACGTTGGCCCTGATGGAGCGTGTACGCCGTTTCGTCCAACGCAATTTGACGTCGCCCGATCTCACGACGGATCGTTTATGCCGGGAACTGGGCGTTTCGCGTACCCGCCTGTATCAGGTGTTCGAGCCGGATGGCGGCGTTCATCACTATATTCAACGCCGTCGGCTTCTGACGGCTCATGCCGCGCTCAGTGACGTCGCCAACCGGCAGAAAATCGCGGACATCGCCTTCACGGTCGGGTTTTCTTCCGCTGCCCACTTTAGCCGGGCATTCAGCAACGAGTTTGGCTACAGTCCGCGCGAGGCGCGGAACGTTGCCGTTCCGCCCCATCTCGGACACGCTGTTGCGCCGGTGCCGGAGGCCGAGAGCGCTCATTCCTTCGACAGATGGTTGAAGGCGCTCGGCCATAGTCGCTGA
- a CDS encoding Tad domain-containing protein codes for MTALAMVPLLGAASVAVDFTNARFEADKLQESLDTAVLAAVRLYGEGSSEEEATQLANEMFFGNLALFRGTEETTPPAELPSLHIVYAQAGQGVMATGDYALNYQPVFLTRLSFPISRRSAAARQPDKEACILALNPTADRAFEVSGSSTVDTSGCTITANSRSSEAIYVGGSGTLKTECLYTPGKVSALPSSIDLECDKAGEGTSPASDPFKRKVMPEAGFWVDLGGCGQTFVGNGGGNGDCNGMGKTPNKVPDGYTVTLKPGTYHDLEIKGNVKLQPGNYLIDGGTLKFTSQSVITGDQVTFFLLNGAQIDIHGGSTFNVTAPTSGTWAGFSIVADRNNTASAVITGNSNSHLNGIIYMPAAEEIEYAGNGATTGECVRIIAQKITMIGNSTFKLDCKAELANNEINNPGAIRLIE; via the coding sequence ATGACTGCGCTGGCAATGGTTCCGCTGCTAGGGGCGGCCTCCGTCGCGGTCGACTTTACCAACGCCAGGTTCGAGGCTGACAAATTGCAGGAGTCGTTGGACACCGCCGTGCTGGCAGCGGTGCGGCTTTACGGCGAAGGCAGCAGCGAGGAGGAAGCCACCCAGTTGGCAAACGAAATGTTCTTCGGCAATTTGGCCTTATTCCGGGGCACCGAGGAAACCACGCCACCGGCGGAACTCCCATCCCTCCACATCGTCTATGCCCAGGCGGGGCAAGGTGTCATGGCGACGGGCGACTATGCCCTCAACTACCAACCGGTGTTCTTGACCCGGTTATCGTTCCCGATCTCCCGCCGCAGCGCCGCCGCTCGCCAGCCGGACAAGGAGGCATGCATTTTGGCGCTCAACCCCACGGCCGATCGCGCCTTCGAAGTGAGCGGCAGTTCGACGGTCGACACATCGGGATGCACGATCACCGCAAACTCGCGCAGTAGCGAAGCCATCTATGTAGGCGGGTCGGGGACCCTTAAGACGGAATGCCTTTATACACCAGGCAAGGTCTCCGCCTTGCCGAGCAGCATTGATCTCGAATGCGACAAGGCGGGCGAGGGAACGTCACCGGCCAGCGACCCATTTAAGCGCAAAGTCATGCCGGAGGCCGGATTCTGGGTGGACCTGGGAGGATGCGGACAGACATTTGTGGGCAACGGCGGCGGCAATGGCGACTGCAACGGCATGGGCAAGACGCCGAACAAGGTGCCCGATGGATATACCGTGACGCTTAAGCCGGGGACCTACCACGACCTTGAAATCAAGGGCAATGTGAAGCTACAACCCGGCAATTACCTTATCGACGGCGGCACGCTGAAGTTCACAAGCCAGTCGGTCATCACCGGCGATCAGGTCACCTTCTTTCTGCTGAACGGTGCCCAGATCGATATTCATGGCGGCTCCACCTTCAATGTCACCGCCCCGACGTCGGGTACATGGGCTGGTTTCTCGATCGTCGCCGACCGCAACAATACCGCCTCCGCAGTCATCACCGGCAACAGCAACTCGCATCTCAACGGTATCATCTATATGCCCGCGGCCGAGGAAATCGAGTATGCCGGCAATGGCGCCACGACCGGCGAATGCGTGCGCATCATCGCCCAGAAAATCACCATGATCGGCAACAGCACGTTTAAGCTGGATTGCAAGGCGGAATTGGCAAACAACGAGATCAACAATCCCGGTGCCATCCGGCTGATCGAATGA